A genomic stretch from Parasteatoda tepidariorum isolate YZ-2023 unplaced genomic scaffold, CAS_Ptep_4.0 HiC_scaffold_3165, whole genome shotgun sequence includes:
- the LOC122273239 gene encoding uncharacterized protein, giving the protein MAANSSLKRKHIEIQDVPKRKGAFQEGAYPEHYFPIGDNFFILASTFNGKSAIHIRKFNKYGEAYYPSTVGLTLKPEQFTVCFQHGPPTSIFDIVEINLALEAINEYDKREFYLLMADDGKYTLTHEHKCRSGRLYKFPLDISFAQWNAIKNVQEEVISSFLTLKFKSRDLLETFKMVSKRNIPLEKPNSSRYEEVERDHNNCLTLVLYRHIGAKKGLQPPMRVGDEDIEIGELASVKDFNESCMFLNVVGLVRDFEKELCENRIYPECVPLIDYLSEQYLKVIRLDLCIAAARKDFCSFEI; this is encoded by the exons ATGGCAGCCAActcttcattaaaaagaaaacacattgAAATTCAA gATGTGCCAAAGAGGAAAGGAGCATTCCAAGAAGGAGCTTATCCCGAACACTATTTTCCTATCGGTGACAACTTCTTCATCCTGGCTAGTACCTTTAATGGAAAATCAGCTATTCATATTCggaagtttaataaatatggtGAAGCATACTATCCGTCAACAGTGGGGCTCACTCTTAAGCCGGAACAGTTCACTGTGTGTTTTCAACATGGCCCACCCACCTCCATTTTTGACATCGTTGAAATCAACTTAGCTCTTGAGGCGATCAATGAATACGATAAAAGGGAGTTTTATTTACTCATGGCTGATGACGGCAAGTACACGCTCACTCACGAACACAAGTGTAGAAGCGGACGACTGTACAAGTTCCCCCTAGACATTAGCTTCGCCCAGTGGAACGCCATTAAAAATGTCCAAGAGGAAGTGATATCCAGCTTCCTAACCCTGAAGTTTAAGTCTAGGGATCTCTTGGAGACTTTTAAAATGGTTTCCAAAAGGAATATACCTTTGGAAAAGCCGAACAGCAGCCGCTATGAAGAAGTTGAACGGGACCACAATAACTGTTTGACACTCGTCTTATACAGACATATAGGTGCGAAGAAAGGTCTCCAACCACCTATGAGAGTTGGGGACGAGGATATTGAAATTGGTGAACTAGCGTCCGTCAAGGATTTTAACGAGTCCTGCATGTTTTTAAACGTTGTAGGGCTAGTTcgtgattttgaaaaagaactgtGTGAAAACAGGATCTATCCGGAATGTGTTCCATTGATTGACTATCTGagtgaacaatatttaaaagtcaTCCGTCTGGATCTATGTATTGCTGCAGCAAGGAAGGATTTTTGctctttcgaaatttaa